One window of Papaver somniferum cultivar HN1 chromosome 9, ASM357369v1, whole genome shotgun sequence genomic DNA carries:
- the LOC113310958 gene encoding uncharacterized protein LOC113310958 isoform X1 codes for MAESLDDGEFWLPSEFLTDDDLLMDKIDMMDGGGDISPENQKLRSGLCFPSEFPYGFDSSSSSAFSSPVESVGSSSTETESDEEDFLAGLTQQMVHSTLQEVEKSATATSPVFASEKPKTWVLSGSPQSTLCEVGSCWSGGSGGSSRGSPTNGPSQVSSPPTTPINEKDDAWELLYAAAGQVVRMKMNDEGTKQQNHTSRGLLGPPRKPSSVPIPLPVKTPAALFPILNQGLTQQQLQVNQFNHLKQQQQQQQQGSSDVWGRNGKPNLAPPQPQNHQQVLRNPGAGFSARNVRPLGLSSSAWPPLQPQHQNQQQGGSGMRAVFLGGSNTRRESSGTGVFLPRRIGHSSDARKKPACSTVLLPARVVQALNLNFDDMSGAQQRFNGGYSLDHDALMSRNNVLLSQQKRNQQQQHRPQPVINPEMRLPQEWTY; via the exons ATGGCCGAGAGTTTAGACGACGGTGAGTTTTGGTTACCTTCCGAGTTTCTTACAGACGACGATTTACTCATGGACAAAATCGATATGATGGATGGAGGCGGCGATATTAGTCCAGAAAATCAAAAGCTAAGAAGTGGGTTGTGTTTTCCCTCTGAGTTTCCATACGGatttgattcttcatcatcatctgctTTTAGTTCACCTGTTGAATCTGTTGGTAGTTCATCTACCGAGACTGAAAGtgacgaagaagattttcttgCCGGGTTAACTCAACAAATGGTTCATTCTACTCTCCAGGAAGTTGAGAAATCCGCAACAGCTACTTCTCCGGTTTTTGCCTCTGAGAAACCCAAG ACATGGGTTTTGTCTGGTTCACCTCAATCGACTCTATGCGAAGTAGGAAGCTGTTGGTCTGGCGGCAGTGGAGGCTCAAGTAGGGGAAGTCCTACAAATGGACCTTCACAAGTTTCATCACCACCTACAACACCTATTAATGAGAAGGATGATGCTTGGGAACTTCTTTATGCCGCAGCTGGACAAGTTGTGAGGATGAAAATGAATGATGAAGGGACTAAACAACAAAACCATACCAGTAGAGGACTACTTGGTCCTCCAAGAAAACCTAGTTCAGTCCCTATTCCTCTTCCAGTTAAAACGCCTGCGGCTTTATTTCCAATTCTTAACCAAGGGCTTACTCAACAGCAGTTACAAGTTAATCAA ttcaatcacttgaaacagcagcagcagcagcaacagcaaggctCTTCTGATGTATGGGGTAGAAATGGCAAACCAAATCTTGCACCACCTCAACCCCAGAACCATCAACAAGTACTGAGAAACCCAGGTGCTGGTTTTAGTGCAAGAAATGTTAGACCACTGGGGTTATCATCTTCAGCATGGCCACCACTTCAACCTCAACATCAAAACCAGCAACAAGGGGGTTCAGGAATGAGAGCAGTGTTCTTAGGTGGGTCAAACACCAGAAGAGAATCAAGTGGAACTGGTGTCTTCTTACCTCGCCGGATCGGTCACAGTTCTGACGCTCGTAAGAAACCAg CATGTTCAACTGTCCTTCTACCAGCAAGAGTAGTGCAAGCCCTTAATCTCAACTTTGATGACATGAGTGGTGCTCAACAAAGATTTAATGGTGGTTATTCTCTCGATCACG ATGCATTGATGAGTAGAAACAATGTTCTACTGTCCCAACAAAAGCGTAATCAGCAACAGCAGCATAGGCCGCAACCGGTGATTAACCCGGAGATGAGATTACCTCAGGAATGGACTTATTAA
- the LOC113310958 gene encoding uncharacterized protein LOC113310958 isoform X2, whose amino-acid sequence MAESLDDGEFWLPSEFLTDDDLLMDKIDMMDGGGDISPENQKLRSGLCFPSEFPYGFDSSSSSAFSSPVESVGSSSTETESDEEDFLAGLTQQMVHSTLQEVEKSATATSPVFASEKPKTWVLSGSPQSTLCEVGSCWSGGSGGSSRGSPTNGPSQVSSPPTTPINEKDDAWELLYAAAGQVVRMKMNDEGTKQQNHTSRGLLGPPRKPSSVPIPLPVKTPAALFPILNQGLTQQQLQVNQFNHLKQQQQQQQQGSSDVWGRNGKPNLAPPQPQNHQQVLRNPGAGFSARNVRPLGLSSSAWPPLQPQHQNQQQGGSGMRAVFLGGSNTRRESSGTGVFLPRRIGHSSDARKKPACSTVLLPARVVQALNLNFDDMSGAQQRFNDALMSRNNVLLSQQKRNQQQQHRPQPVINPEMRLPQEWTY is encoded by the exons ATGGCCGAGAGTTTAGACGACGGTGAGTTTTGGTTACCTTCCGAGTTTCTTACAGACGACGATTTACTCATGGACAAAATCGATATGATGGATGGAGGCGGCGATATTAGTCCAGAAAATCAAAAGCTAAGAAGTGGGTTGTGTTTTCCCTCTGAGTTTCCATACGGatttgattcttcatcatcatctgctTTTAGTTCACCTGTTGAATCTGTTGGTAGTTCATCTACCGAGACTGAAAGtgacgaagaagattttcttgCCGGGTTAACTCAACAAATGGTTCATTCTACTCTCCAGGAAGTTGAGAAATCCGCAACAGCTACTTCTCCGGTTTTTGCCTCTGAGAAACCCAAG ACATGGGTTTTGTCTGGTTCACCTCAATCGACTCTATGCGAAGTAGGAAGCTGTTGGTCTGGCGGCAGTGGAGGCTCAAGTAGGGGAAGTCCTACAAATGGACCTTCACAAGTTTCATCACCACCTACAACACCTATTAATGAGAAGGATGATGCTTGGGAACTTCTTTATGCCGCAGCTGGACAAGTTGTGAGGATGAAAATGAATGATGAAGGGACTAAACAACAAAACCATACCAGTAGAGGACTACTTGGTCCTCCAAGAAAACCTAGTTCAGTCCCTATTCCTCTTCCAGTTAAAACGCCTGCGGCTTTATTTCCAATTCTTAACCAAGGGCTTACTCAACAGCAGTTACAAGTTAATCAA ttcaatcacttgaaacagcagcagcagcagcaacagcaaggctCTTCTGATGTATGGGGTAGAAATGGCAAACCAAATCTTGCACCACCTCAACCCCAGAACCATCAACAAGTACTGAGAAACCCAGGTGCTGGTTTTAGTGCAAGAAATGTTAGACCACTGGGGTTATCATCTTCAGCATGGCCACCACTTCAACCTCAACATCAAAACCAGCAACAAGGGGGTTCAGGAATGAGAGCAGTGTTCTTAGGTGGGTCAAACACCAGAAGAGAATCAAGTGGAACTGGTGTCTTCTTACCTCGCCGGATCGGTCACAGTTCTGACGCTCGTAAGAAACCAg CATGTTCAACTGTCCTTCTACCAGCAAGAGTAGTGCAAGCCCTTAATCTCAACTTTGATGACATGAGTGGTGCTCAACAAAGATTTAATG ATGCATTGATGAGTAGAAACAATGTTCTACTGTCCCAACAAAAGCGTAATCAGCAACAGCAGCATAGGCCGCAACCGGTGATTAACCCGGAGATGAGATTACCTCAGGAATGGACTTATTAA